The proteins below are encoded in one region of Tsuneonella sp. CC-YZS046:
- a CDS encoding FAD-dependent monooxygenase has translation MAKVEEVPVLIAGGGPVGMTLALNLARYGIRSMLVERNPETTRHPKMDLTNGRSMELFHRLGIDEKLRDAGVPRENAFDILWITNMVGHDLHRFHYPSAAEKTRIIREENDGSHGAQAPLRVSQIQIEPVLKAAIDENPLVDVRFNHRFEGFVENGADGVIAQIVHSDTEEVTEVRSRFVAGCDGGGSRVRRRLGIELEGEENVAGAYMVHFRTDDRALLQRWGPIYHLQNGGGTIIAQNDRDIYTLQAWLLPGMDPDQMTPEGVLEGWVGTHFDYEILQANPWFAHFVVAEKYRENSTLLAGDSAHQFIPTGGYGMNSGIADSAALSWVLAARILGWGGERLLDAYDLERRPTAWWHLEASRRHMGVRIQISQIYAKAGDLLGDGPEADARRAEVARKIRELGNAENESWGVEYGYRYDQSPVIAHEPNAPEIDPLTYAPTTWPGSRLPHVFLKDGTALFDKLGLFFTLVVVDDADTAPLERAASDLGIPLDVLKLRQPELSAIYERNLLLVRPDQHVAWRGDELPADPKALLELVVGR, from the coding sequence ATGGCGAAGGTTGAAGAGGTTCCGGTACTGATCGCGGGCGGCGGCCCGGTGGGCATGACGCTGGCCCTGAATCTGGCCCGCTACGGCATTCGCTCGATGCTGGTGGAGCGTAATCCGGAAACCACCCGCCATCCGAAGATGGACCTCACCAACGGCCGCAGCATGGAGCTGTTCCACCGGCTCGGCATCGACGAGAAGCTGCGCGATGCGGGCGTGCCGCGCGAGAATGCCTTCGATATCCTGTGGATCACCAATATGGTCGGCCACGACCTGCATCGGTTCCATTATCCTTCCGCCGCGGAGAAGACCCGCATCATCCGCGAGGAGAATGACGGCAGCCATGGCGCGCAAGCGCCGCTGCGGGTCAGCCAGATCCAGATCGAGCCGGTGCTGAAGGCGGCCATCGACGAAAATCCGCTGGTCGATGTGCGCTTCAACCACCGCTTCGAGGGCTTCGTTGAAAACGGGGCGGACGGCGTGATCGCCCAGATCGTGCATTCGGATACGGAAGAAGTCACCGAAGTGCGCTCCCGCTTTGTCGCCGGATGCGATGGCGGCGGCAGCCGGGTTCGCCGCCGCCTCGGCATCGAGCTGGAGGGCGAGGAGAATGTCGCCGGCGCCTATATGGTCCATTTCCGGACCGACGACCGCGCGCTGCTGCAGCGCTGGGGGCCGATCTATCACCTCCAGAACGGGGGCGGCACGATCATCGCCCAGAATGATCGCGACATCTACACGCTGCAGGCTTGGCTTCTGCCGGGAATGGACCCCGACCAGATGACGCCGGAAGGCGTGCTGGAAGGCTGGGTCGGCACGCATTTCGATTACGAGATCCTGCAGGCCAATCCCTGGTTCGCGCATTTCGTGGTGGCCGAGAAATACCGCGAGAACAGCACGTTGCTGGCGGGCGACAGCGCCCACCAGTTCATCCCGACCGGCGGCTACGGGATGAACTCCGGCATTGCCGATTCCGCGGCGCTGTCCTGGGTGCTGGCCGCGCGCATCCTGGGCTGGGGCGGTGAGAGATTGCTCGACGCCTACGATCTGGAACGCAGGCCGACGGCGTGGTGGCACCTCGAGGCGTCGCGCCGTCATATGGGCGTGCGCATCCAGATCAGCCAGATCTATGCGAAAGCCGGCGATCTCCTCGGCGACGGCCCTGAGGCGGATGCCCGGCGCGCCGAAGTGGCGCGCAAGATCCGGGAACTCGGCAATGCCGAGAATGAAAGCTGGGGCGTCGAATATGGCTACCGCTACGATCAGTCTCCGGTGATCGCGCATGAGCCGAATGCGCCTGAGATCGACCCGCTTACCTATGCGCCCACCACTTGGCCGGGATCGCGCCTGCCGCATGTGTTCCTGAAGGATGGAACGGCGCTGTTCGACAAGCTGGGCCTGTTCTTCACGCTGGTGGTTGTCGATGATGCCGATACGGCGCCGCTTGAGCGCGCGGCGAGCGATCTGGGCATCCCTCTGGACGTGTTGAAGCTCCGCCAGCCCGAGTTGAGTGCCATTTACGAGCGCAATTTGCTGCTGGTGCGGCCGGACCAGCATGTCGCCTGGCGCGGGGACGAATTGCCCGCCGATCCCAAGGCTCTGCTGGAACTGGTGGTCGGCCGCTGA
- a CDS encoding EthD domain-containing protein, whose translation MIKMVVEVWKKPGMTDEQFRERWLVEHGNLVKKHAKAMGFLRYIQSHKIPSPDIEEFARGRGWKPAPDGITEVWWESKEAMEAALSSPEGQAASKLFQEDEEQFCDSPKLSAFLATEETIFDFVAA comes from the coding sequence ATGATCAAGATGGTGGTGGAAGTCTGGAAGAAGCCGGGAATGACCGACGAGCAATTCCGCGAGCGCTGGCTGGTGGAGCACGGCAATCTGGTGAAGAAGCATGCCAAGGCGATGGGCTTCCTGCGTTACATCCAGAGCCACAAGATACCGTCCCCGGATATAGAGGAATTCGCCCGCGGGCGCGGCTGGAAGCCCGCTCCCGACGGGATCACGGAAGTCTGGTGGGAAAGCAAGGAGGCCATGGAAGCCGCGCTTTCCTCGCCCGAAGGCCAGGCGGCCAGCAAGCTGTTCCAGGAGGATGAGGAGCAATTCTGCGATTCCCCGAAGCTGAGCGCCTTCCTGGCCACCGAGGAAACGATCTTCGATTTCGTGGCTGCCTGA
- a CDS encoding response regulator transcription factor, whose translation MRAINVFLTNSLGDSLNEFEHDDLRVSFASMGSDGPRQLIDGTMLAFVDWVMPDISGLEMCRRLRANPATRGAHITMVLDRDDTEDRRRALDAGADNYMIGPVDRTAILDHILALHAGQPNRHSAAIVTLGELSLDTASFLARWRGKSIDLRSNQFRLLRFFAERPNQLLTRREVIEGLGKLDQVADERTVDVWVKRLRRSLKEAGVGNPLRTVHGKGYVLDLP comes from the coding sequence ATGCGAGCCATAAACGTCTTCCTTACCAACTCGTTGGGAGACTCTCTCAACGAGTTCGAGCACGATGATCTCCGCGTATCCTTCGCTTCGATGGGAAGCGACGGCCCACGGCAATTGATCGACGGAACCATGCTGGCCTTCGTGGACTGGGTCATGCCCGATATTTCCGGCCTCGAGATGTGCCGGCGGCTGCGGGCCAACCCCGCCACCAGGGGCGCGCATATCACCATGGTGCTGGACCGCGACGATACCGAGGACCGCCGCCGCGCGCTGGATGCCGGCGCCGACAATTACATGATCGGCCCGGTGGACCGGACCGCGATCCTGGATCACATCCTTGCGCTCCATGCCGGGCAGCCGAACCGCCACAGCGCGGCGATCGTCACGCTCGGCGAGTTGAGCCTCGATACGGCCAGCTTCCTGGCGCGCTGGAGAGGCAAATCGATCGATCTGCGCTCCAACCAGTTCCGCCTGCTGCGTTTCTTCGCGGAACGCCCGAACCAGCTGCTCACCCGCAGGGAAGTGATTGAGGGGCTGGGCAAGCTGGACCAGGTGGCGGACGAGCGCACGGTGGACGTGTGGGTGAAGCGGCTGCGGCGCAGCCTGAAGGAAGCGGGCGTGGGCAATCCGCTGCGCACCGTTCACGGCAAGGGCTACGTGCTGGACCTGCCCTGA
- a CDS encoding TonB-dependent receptor domain-containing protein codes for MITPSWLSRTLLLTTALVAPGFAFAQDSGTAMPPQPTEETAVPADDPAQDAAEERAARGPDISVPGEILVTGRRTQNVTRSADQVVSVLSTEDIARTGEGDIAGALGRVTGLSVVGSGFVYVRGLGDRYSLALLNGLPLPSPEPLRRVVPLDLFPTNVVASSLVQKSYSANFPGEFGGGVINLTTIAVPDESFLSVGGGISADSETTGKLGYTHYGSGSDWTGYGNGVRNIPGALKDYFSGGLRIGDPNVNSAAITGALVKPSLAVVQRNNDIPANFSGSITGGTAFDAGDARVGVVATLSYSNEWDTRDTIQQSSLVADLTVLDGDYRSVNTDNKITLNGLLGIGVELGDHKLRWTNLYIHDTLKQTRFASGRDVDSGFDRIIQDTAWFERQLFDSQVVGELRFGEFGIDLRGGYAKSKREAPFETNFNYVRTNNPNSPYGGVYLNLLNNGQTGAASVAFSDLDEDLWYGGADISYLVAPRLSLTAGYAYTDTHRESSRREFLIIAPTTMPTYVGLWRPDLLVRPFTVENFGIDVIESTQATPAFEADLEIHAGYIKANWEPIDSVSLDIGVRYEDAKQTVSPIQVFADAITSDASTALANDYWLPAATLTWEVSPQLQLRFNASKTIARPQFRELIFQLYFDPESNRSYRGNPYLVDSELKNAEARIEYYPGRDERISLAGFYKDIKNPIETFVSFGDNESRGGFANAPKARLYGAELEVQKYIDLSDQGGLFSTRRLVAIANYTYTKSELKIGADDLVRVYPSEPRPASNFFQDGAPLTGQSDHIANLQFGLEDTDSLSQQTILVSYASKRVVGRGDGNLPDVIEKPGITVDFVARQGIKLFGIGTEWKFEARNIFNQRHEEYQSTGETRIDVNSYDIGRKFSLSASAKF; via the coding sequence ATGATTACGCCGTCTTGGCTGAGCCGCACGCTGCTCCTTACCACCGCGCTGGTCGCGCCGGGTTTCGCCTTCGCCCAGGATTCGGGCACCGCGATGCCGCCGCAGCCAACCGAGGAAACGGCTGTTCCTGCAGACGATCCCGCGCAAGACGCCGCCGAGGAACGCGCGGCCAGAGGTCCGGACATCTCGGTGCCCGGCGAGATCCTGGTTACCGGCCGCCGCACCCAGAATGTGACGCGCAGCGCGGATCAGGTGGTCTCGGTGCTTTCGACCGAGGACATCGCGCGCACCGGCGAAGGCGACATCGCCGGCGCCCTCGGCCGCGTGACCGGCCTTTCCGTGGTTGGCAGCGGCTTCGTCTATGTCCGCGGCTTGGGCGACCGTTATTCGCTGGCGCTGCTGAACGGTCTTCCGCTTCCCAGCCCGGAACCCCTGCGCCGCGTCGTTCCGCTCGATCTTTTCCCCACCAACGTCGTGGCTTCGTCACTGGTGCAGAAGAGCTATTCGGCCAATTTCCCGGGTGAGTTCGGCGGCGGCGTGATCAATCTCACCACCATCGCGGTGCCGGATGAATCCTTCCTTTCGGTGGGCGGCGGCATCTCCGCCGACAGCGAAACCACCGGCAAGCTCGGCTATACCCATTACGGTTCCGGCTCGGACTGGACCGGCTACGGCAATGGCGTCCGCAACATTCCGGGCGCGTTGAAGGACTATTTCTCGGGCGGCCTGCGCATCGGTGACCCGAACGTCAATTCGGCCGCGATCACCGGCGCGCTGGTCAAGCCCAGCCTGGCCGTTGTCCAGCGCAACAACGATATTCCCGCCAATTTCTCCGGCTCGATCACGGGCGGGACCGCCTTCGACGCCGGGGACGCGCGGGTCGGCGTGGTCGCCACCCTGTCCTACAGCAATGAATGGGATACGCGCGACACGATCCAGCAATCCTCGCTGGTTGCCGACCTGACCGTGCTGGATGGCGATTACCGCTCCGTCAACACCGACAACAAGATCACGCTCAACGGCTTGCTCGGCATCGGCGTGGAGCTTGGCGACCACAAGCTGCGCTGGACCAACCTCTATATTCACGACACCCTCAAGCAGACCCGCTTCGCTTCGGGCCGGGATGTCGATTCGGGCTTCGACCGGATCATTCAGGATACGGCATGGTTCGAGCGGCAGCTGTTCGACAGCCAGGTGGTCGGGGAACTGCGCTTCGGCGAATTCGGGATCGACCTGCGCGGCGGCTATGCCAAGAGCAAGCGCGAGGCGCCGTTCGAAACCAACTTCAACTATGTGCGCACCAACAACCCCAATAGCCCCTATGGCGGAGTCTATCTCAACCTGCTCAACAACGGGCAGACCGGCGCGGCTTCCGTCGCCTTTTCCGATCTGGACGAGGATCTGTGGTATGGCGGCGCCGATATCAGCTATCTGGTGGCTCCGCGCCTGAGCCTGACGGCGGGTTACGCCTATACCGACACCCATCGCGAATCCTCGCGCCGCGAATTCCTGATTATCGCGCCCACCACCATGCCGACCTATGTCGGCCTGTGGCGGCCGGACCTGCTGGTGCGGCCCTTCACGGTCGAGAATTTCGGCATCGACGTGATCGAATCGACCCAGGCCACTCCGGCCTTCGAGGCCGATCTGGAAATCCACGCCGGATACATCAAGGCAAACTGGGAGCCGATCGATTCGGTCAGCCTGGATATCGGCGTTCGCTACGAGGATGCGAAGCAGACCGTCAGCCCGATCCAGGTGTTCGCCGATGCGATCACTTCGGACGCCAGCACCGCGCTCGCGAATGACTACTGGCTGCCCGCCGCGACGCTGACCTGGGAAGTCAGCCCGCAGCTGCAGTTGCGCTTCAACGCATCCAAGACGATTGCCCGCCCGCAATTCCGCGAGTTGATCTTCCAGCTCTATTTCGATCCGGAATCCAACCGCTCCTATCGCGGCAATCCGTATCTGGTGGACAGCGAACTGAAGAACGCCGAAGCCCGGATCGAATATTATCCGGGCCGCGACGAGCGCATCTCGCTGGCCGGCTTCTACAAGGATATCAAGAACCCGATCGAAACCTTCGTCTCGTTCGGCGACAATGAATCGCGCGGCGGCTTCGCCAACGCCCCGAAGGCAAGGCTCTATGGCGCCGAGCTGGAAGTGCAGAAATATATCGATCTTTCCGATCAGGGGGGATTGTTCTCGACCAGGCGTCTGGTGGCGATCGCCAACTACACCTACACCAAGTCGGAGCTGAAGATCGGGGCGGACGACCTGGTCCGCGTCTATCCTTCGGAACCGCGCCCGGCCAGCAACTTCTTCCAGGATGGCGCCCCGCTGACCGGCCAGTCCGATCACATCGCCAATCTCCAGTTCGGCCTGGAAGACACCGACTCGCTCTCGCAGCAGACGATCCTCGTCAGCTATGCCAGCAAGCGTGTCGTGGGCCGTGGCGACGGCAATCTGCCCGATGTGATCGAAAAGCCCGGCATCACGGTGGACTTCGTGGCTCGCCAGGGGATCAAGCTGTTCGGGATCGGCACCGAATGGAAGTTCGAGGCCCGCAACATCTTCAACCAGCGGCATGAAGAATATCAATCGACGGGCGAGACGCGGATCGACGTGAACAGCTACGATATCGGCCGCAAGTTCTCGCTGTCCGCGTCGGCGAAGTTCTAG
- a CDS encoding lytic transglycosylase domain-containing protein: MTRLTILGVGCGAIAAVAAGLGTAPAARADVLEVSYGGHRWIAGGGQLAEPSDAGAAPDAAEIELPTALADSGTPRLAIPPAYAEKVRELSARFDLSPALIEALVWQESRWRANAVSPAGARGLAQLMPGTARELGVDPSDPYANLEGGARYLRAQLDRFDGDVEKALAAYNAGPGRVIAANGIPRIRETQHYVTAIFGRLSDHSRR, translated from the coding sequence ATGACGCGTTTGACGATTCTCGGGGTAGGCTGTGGTGCCATCGCCGCCGTGGCGGCTGGGCTTGGAACAGCCCCTGCCGCCCGGGCCGATGTGCTTGAAGTAAGCTATGGCGGCCACCGCTGGATCGCGGGCGGCGGCCAGCTTGCCGAACCATCCGATGCCGGGGCCGCCCCCGATGCAGCGGAAATCGAATTGCCCACGGCCCTGGCCGACAGCGGCACGCCCCGCCTCGCGATCCCGCCCGCCTATGCCGAGAAAGTGCGGGAACTGTCGGCCCGCTTCGACCTCAGCCCTGCCCTCATCGAAGCGCTGGTCTGGCAGGAAAGCCGCTGGCGCGCGAACGCCGTTTCGCCCGCCGGGGCAAGGGGCCTTGCCCAGCTGATGCCCGGCACGGCCCGCGAACTGGGCGTCGATCCGTCCGACCCCTATGCCAACCTGGAAGGGGGCGCGCGTTACCTGCGCGCGCAGCTTGACCGATTCGACGGCGACGTGGAGAAGGCCCTGGCCGCCTACAATGCCGGGCCCGGCCGCGTGATCGCCGCCAACGGCATCCCGCGCATCCGCGAAACCCAACATTATGTCACGGCCATATTCGGCCGTCTGTCCGACCATTCCCGGAGATAG
- a CDS encoding TrbC/VirB2 family protein produces the protein MRALRLLAAVPALAMPAAAHAQAANPQGSGPIVAALAWLQGTLLGNVATAVAVMAVAAVGFLMLTGRLNWRFGATVIVGCFILFGAASIVSGIQSAAAVG, from the coding sequence ATGCGTGCCCTTCGCCTTCTTGCTGCCGTTCCCGCCCTGGCCATGCCGGCCGCCGCCCATGCGCAGGCGGCCAATCCGCAAGGCTCCGGCCCGATCGTGGCCGCGCTGGCCTGGCTTCAGGGAACCCTGCTGGGCAATGTCGCCACCGCCGTCGCCGTGATGGCCGTGGCCGCCGTCGGCTTCCTGATGCTGACCGGGCGGCTCAACTGGCGCTTCGGCGCAACGGTGATCGTGGGCTGCTTCATCCTGTTCGGCGCGGCCTCGATCGTTTCGGGCATCCAGTCCGCCGCGGCGGTGGGCTGA
- a CDS encoding VirB3 family type IV secretion system protein → MELVRYPVHRALTRPQMFAGVTYSYFVINAALTTELFLITGSFLALPAALLIHGIGYFACLREPRIFDLWITKVSRCPRVRNWKQWGCNSYAA, encoded by the coding sequence ATGGAACTCGTCCGCTATCCGGTCCATCGCGCCCTGACCCGGCCGCAGATGTTTGCCGGAGTGACATACAGCTATTTCGTCATCAACGCGGCGCTGACCACGGAGCTGTTCCTCATCACGGGCAGCTTCCTGGCCCTGCCGGCGGCGCTGCTGATCCATGGCATCGGCTATTTCGCGTGCCTGCGCGAGCCGCGCATCTTCGATCTCTGGATCACCAAGGTCAGCCGCTGTCCGCGCGTGCGGAACTGGAAGCAGTGGGGCTGCAACAGCTATGCGGCATAA
- a CDS encoding VirB4 family type IV secretion/conjugal transfer ATPase, whose product MSKWIGAAAWNAKEARAGDRLPYARLVDEHCVMLRDGSLMAAIQVPGLLFETEDSSALNAHTASREILLRSSLDARFVLYHHVIRRRVDVQLNAEFDDPLSAHIDQRWRERLAGGSLFINDQFITIVRRPAKGKAGLAERVSKLWQRKGGKEIEADPKDLRALRAAASGLIASLGSYGAQLLGDYEAAGGMVCSEVLELLSALYNGEMRPVRRPMEDTDIGHMLPYRRISFGLDAMELRGGQGTDFAAMLSLKDYPDATPPGLLDALLRLPCELIVTESFAPAERQTARERMDLAIRRLRSADEEAVAERHEMLAARDALGTGAVGFGDHHLSVLVRESDLARLDDACAACAAALADSGAIAVREDTNLEPAFWGQFPGNEAYLVRRAMISTANMASFCSLHGFALGQAGGNHWGDAVTLLETTSATPFFFNFHHGDLGNFSVIGPSGSGKTVVMNFLAAQAQKFNPRTILFDKDRGAELFIRGIGGRYDRIAAGHPTGFNPLALPDSPASRAFLRDWLGVLLKAEGPEELATISHAVDAAYSHDGSLRRLRHFRELLAGARRPQPGDLADRLSPWIEGGEHGWLFDNAVDRLDLSHRVLGFDMTALLEAPRLRTPVMMYLFHRIDERLDGHPTMILIDEGWKALDDEVFAARIRDWLKTLRKRNALVGFATQSARDALDSRISTALVEQTATMVFMPNARARSEDYCEGFGLTLHELELIRTLPTHSRCFLVRQPDASVVVRLDLSGAPEVLTILSGRESAVRRLDLLREAVGDEPAAWYPTLTGHPWPGGEADGDAGFPAWAAAE is encoded by the coding sequence ATGAGCAAATGGATCGGCGCCGCCGCATGGAACGCCAAGGAAGCCCGCGCGGGCGATCGCCTGCCCTATGCGCGGCTGGTGGACGAGCATTGCGTCATGCTGCGCGACGGCTCGCTGATGGCGGCGATCCAGGTTCCCGGCCTGCTGTTCGAAACCGAGGACAGCTCCGCCCTGAACGCCCACACCGCATCCCGCGAAATCCTGCTGCGCAGCTCGCTGGACGCGCGTTTCGTGCTCTACCACCATGTCATCCGCCGCCGCGTGGATGTGCAGCTGAACGCGGAATTCGATGATCCGCTGTCGGCGCATATCGACCAGCGCTGGCGCGAGCGGCTGGCCGGCGGCTCGCTGTTCATCAACGACCAGTTCATCACCATCGTCCGCCGCCCCGCCAAGGGCAAGGCCGGCCTGGCCGAACGCGTCTCGAAACTCTGGCAGCGCAAGGGCGGAAAGGAAATCGAGGCCGATCCCAAGGATTTGCGCGCGCTGCGCGCGGCGGCAAGCGGCCTGATCGCCTCGCTGGGCAGCTATGGCGCTCAATTGCTGGGCGATTACGAGGCTGCGGGGGGCATGGTCTGCTCCGAAGTGCTCGAATTGCTGAGCGCTCTCTACAATGGCGAGATGCGCCCCGTGCGCCGCCCCATGGAAGATACCGACATCGGGCACATGCTGCCCTACCGCCGGATCAGCTTCGGGCTGGACGCGATGGAACTGCGCGGCGGGCAAGGCACCGACTTCGCCGCCATGCTCTCGCTCAAGGACTATCCGGACGCGACCCCTCCCGGTCTGCTCGATGCGCTACTGCGCCTGCCGTGCGAGTTGATCGTGACCGAAAGTTTCGCCCCCGCCGAGCGCCAGACCGCGCGGGAACGGATGGATCTGGCGATCCGCCGCCTGCGATCCGCAGACGAGGAAGCGGTGGCGGAACGGCATGAGATGCTGGCCGCGCGCGACGCGCTCGGCACCGGCGCGGTCGGTTTCGGCGACCATCACCTGAGCGTGCTAGTGCGCGAAAGCGACCTTGCCCGGCTGGACGATGCCTGCGCCGCCTGCGCCGCCGCCCTGGCCGACAGCGGGGCCATCGCCGTGCGCGAGGACACCAATCTGGAACCGGCCTTCTGGGGCCAGTTCCCCGGCAATGAAGCCTATCTGGTGCGCCGGGCGATGATCTCCACCGCCAACATGGCCAGCTTCTGCTCGCTGCACGGCTTCGCCCTGGGGCAGGCCGGCGGCAATCACTGGGGCGATGCCGTGACCTTGCTGGAAACGACCAGCGCGACGCCCTTCTTCTTCAATTTCCACCACGGCGATCTCGGCAATTTCTCGGTGATCGGGCCGTCCGGATCGGGCAAGACCGTGGTGATGAATTTCCTCGCCGCACAGGCGCAGAAATTCAATCCCCGCACGATCCTGTTCGACAAGGACCGCGGCGCGGAACTGTTCATTCGCGGCATCGGCGGCCGGTATGACCGGATCGCGGCGGGGCATCCCACCGGCTTCAACCCGCTTGCCCTGCCCGACAGCCCCGCCAGCCGGGCGTTCCTGCGCGACTGGCTGGGCGTGCTGCTGAAGGCCGAGGGGCCTGAGGAACTGGCCACCATTTCCCATGCGGTGGATGCGGCCTATTCCCACGACGGTTCGCTGCGCCGCCTGCGCCATTTCCGCGAATTGCTGGCCGGCGCCCGCCGCCCGCAACCCGGCGATCTCGCGGATCGCCTGTCCCCGTGGATCGAAGGCGGCGAGCATGGCTGGCTGTTCGACAATGCGGTGGACCGGCTCGATCTGTCGCATCGCGTGCTCGGCTTCGACATGACCGCACTGCTGGAAGCGCCGCGCCTGCGCACTCCGGTGATGATGTATCTGTTCCATCGCATCGACGAGCGGCTGGACGGCCATCCCACCATGATCCTGATCGACGAAGGCTGGAAGGCGCTGGATGACGAGGTCTTCGCCGCCCGCATCCGGGACTGGCTGAAAACCTTGCGCAAGCGCAACGCGCTGGTCGGGTTCGCGACCCAGAGCGCGCGCGATGCGCTCGACAGCCGCATTTCCACGGCGCTGGTCGAACAGACCGCGACCATGGTGTTCATGCCCAATGCCCGCGCCCGGTCGGAGGATTATTGCGAAGGGTTCGGCCTCACCCTGCATGAGCTGGAACTGATCCGCACCCTGCCCACGCACAGCCGCTGCTTCCTGGTGCGCCAGCCGGACGCATCCGTGGTGGTGCGGCTCGACCTGTCCGGCGCGCCCGAAGTGCTGACGATCCTGTCGGGCCGCGAAAGCGCGGTGCGCCGCCTCGACCTGCTGCGCGAAGCGGTGGGCGATGAGCCGGCCGCCTGGTATCCGACACTGACCGGCCATCCCTGGCCGGGCGGCGAAGCGGATGGCGACGCCGGCTTTCCCGCATGGGCGGCCGCCGAATGA
- a CDS encoding type IV secretion system protein has translation MSAACDIARAEVGNGVAAALRGVDCVAGEMTQTAFGRLFGSGGALVPALTILLTLYVAFFAISLLTGRSRLGVSALTPRMMTLGLVLTFATSWVAYQSVVWNLATGAPDQIASIIAGSQGSATTLFADKIDIVFAAIAEATEGQAEASAGTFSPPNLLWLGAMLFLLGTVGVLVTSRIALAVLIAVGPAFVILALFQGTRGLFVGWLRAVAMLALAPLFAVLAGSLMLELAVPVIASLVDLDGKINPRAAMAFFLVGAVHVALMVLVMRTAGTMVAGWRIFGLAGKASDDGRTEARPASVPARPAALAPAPAASSPAAATARSIAISGVPASAPANDAGPGGIRREIRFDSRGIGEAPVSAASSSSPSRARGVGSRFRATPARFTEKSR, from the coding sequence ATGAGCGCGGCCTGCGACATAGCCCGGGCCGAAGTCGGCAACGGCGTCGCCGCCGCGCTGCGCGGGGTGGATTGCGTTGCCGGTGAAATGACGCAAACCGCCTTCGGCAGGCTGTTCGGCTCCGGCGGGGCGCTGGTGCCCGCCCTCACCATCCTGCTGACGCTTTATGTCGCCTTTTTCGCGATTTCGCTGCTGACCGGCCGCAGCCGCCTCGGCGTGAGCGCGCTGACCCCGCGCATGATGACGCTGGGCCTTGTCCTCACCTTCGCCACGAGTTGGGTCGCCTATCAAAGCGTCGTCTGGAATCTCGCCACCGGCGCGCCGGACCAGATCGCGTCCATCATTGCCGGAAGCCAGGGATCGGCGACGACGCTGTTCGCCGACAAGATCGACATCGTGTTCGCCGCGATCGCGGAAGCGACCGAGGGTCAGGCCGAGGCCAGTGCAGGCACGTTCTCTCCGCCCAATCTGCTGTGGCTGGGGGCGATGCTGTTCCTGCTCGGCACCGTGGGCGTGCTGGTCACATCGCGGATCGCGCTTGCCGTGCTCATCGCCGTCGGCCCAGCCTTCGTCATCCTGGCCTTGTTCCAGGGCACGCGCGGGCTGTTCGTGGGCTGGCTTCGCGCCGTGGCGATGCTGGCGCTTGCCCCGCTGTTCGCGGTGCTGGCGGGCAGCCTGATGCTCGAACTGGCGGTGCCGGTGATCGCCAGCCTCGTCGACCTCGACGGGAAGATAAACCCGCGCGCGGCCATGGCCTTCTTCCTGGTCGGCGCCGTCCATGTCGCGCTGATGGTGCTGGTGATGCGCACGGCCGGAACCATGGTGGCCGGATGGCGGATATTCGGTCTGGCCGGAAAGGCCAGCGACGATGGCCGCACCGAAGCGCGCCCGGCATCCGTCCCCGCCCGCCCGGCCGCGCTTGCCCCCGCCCCGGCGGCGAGTTCGCCCGCCGCGGCAACGGCTCGCAGCATCGCCATATCCGGGGTGCCGGCTTCGGCCCCGGCAAACGATGCCGGGCCTGGCGGCATCCGTCGCGAAATCCGCTTCGATTCGCGCGGCATCGGCGAAGCGCCGGTTTCCGCGGCATCCTCATCCTCCCCTTCACGCGCGCGCGGGGTCGGCAGCCGCTTCCGCGCCACGCCTGCCCGCTTTACGGAGAAATCCCGATGA